One Allostreptomyces psammosilenae DNA segment encodes these proteins:
- a CDS encoding Lrp/AsnC family transcriptional regulator, with amino-acid sequence MTLDPVDRRIVAALINDARATYAEIGALVGLSAPAVKRRVDRLVESGAITGFSASVEPAALGWTTEAYVELYCRGRTSPAEIARALEKHPEVLSASTVTGDADALVHLLTADVQHFEATLERINAEPFVVRTRSSVVLSRLVRRSGSDVAG; translated from the coding sequence ATGACCCTCGACCCCGTCGACCGCCGTATCGTCGCGGCGTTGATCAACGACGCCCGCGCGACGTACGCCGAGATCGGCGCGCTGGTCGGGCTCTCCGCCCCCGCCGTCAAGCGGCGGGTCGACCGGCTGGTGGAGTCCGGGGCCATCACCGGCTTCTCGGCGTCCGTGGAACCCGCCGCGCTGGGCTGGACGACCGAGGCGTACGTGGAGCTCTACTGCCGGGGCCGCACCTCGCCGGCGGAGATCGCCCGGGCCCTGGAGAAGCACCCCGAGGTGCTCTCCGCCAGCACCGTCACGGGCGACGCCGACGCCCTGGTGCACCTGCTCACCGCCGACGTGCAGCACTTCGAGGCGACCCTGGAGCGGATCAACGCCGAGCCGTTCGTCGTGCGGACCCGCAGCTCCGTCGTGCTCTCCCGGCTGGTTCGGCGCTCCGGCTCCGACGTCGCCGGCTGA
- a CDS encoding DUF3017 domain-containing protein, whose product MAIVQDAGGAAGERGAGPDAEGRGAEGRGGGDGTRPPAGATGIRPRSARSGRTEGVYPPEGGMPRRRGGAFREWPITLLLLGAAAGLGITATGSFRVGMVVLGCTLLLGAVLRGALPRVGMLAVRSRFTDVLTLTVFGAAVVLFALIALPDPVLDVPLDELNWR is encoded by the coding sequence ATGGCAATCGTGCAGGACGCCGGCGGGGCCGCGGGCGAGCGGGGGGCCGGCCCGGACGCCGAGGGTCGGGGCGCCGAGGGGCGGGGCGGCGGGGACGGGACCCGGCCGCCGGCCGGCGCCACCGGGATCCGGCCGCGCTCTGCCAGGAGCGGGCGCACGGAGGGCGTCTACCCGCCGGAGGGCGGGATGCCGCGGCGCCGCGGGGGGGCGTTCCGGGAGTGGCCGATCACGCTGCTGCTGCTGGGGGCGGCGGCCGGCCTGGGGATCACGGCCACCGGCTCGTTCCGGGTGGGCATGGTGGTGCTGGGCTGCACGCTGCTGCTCGGCGCGGTGCTGCGCGGGGCGCTGCCGCGGGTGGGCATGCTGGCCGTGCGCAGCCGGTTCACCGACGTGCTGACGCTGACCGTGTTCGGCGCCGCCGTGGTGCTGTTCGCGCTGATCGCGCTGCCCGATCCGGTGCTGGACGTGCCCCTGGACGAGTTGAACTGGCGCTGA
- a CDS encoding DUF2752 domain-containing protein has protein sequence MPDRSAAPSAGRTEVETGARTTAHGSAARPRARHGRTGRAAVAPPGGGFAPAPRPAGPLAARLAGWRRRPAGRGGEVLLRGALAGGAAVAAARLHSWHDPGVLCPLRLVAGLPCPACGSTTFLVELGRGNWSAALLANPVTALAASAAVAAPAVPPGRWPAVPVVSRWALLAVALAVAWAWQLWRIGIGRP, from the coding sequence GTGCCCGATCGCAGCGCCGCGCCGTCCGCCGGGCGGACCGAGGTGGAAACCGGGGCGCGGACCACGGCCCACGGATCCGCCGCGCGCCCGCGGGCGCGGCACGGGCGGACCGGCCGCGCGGCCGTCGCCCCGCCTGGCGGCGGCTTCGCTCCCGCGCCCAGGCCGGCCGGTCCGCTGGCCGCCCGTCTGGCCGGCTGGCGACGGCGCCCCGCGGGGCGCGGCGGCGAGGTGCTGCTCCGGGGCGCGCTGGCCGGCGGGGCCGCGGTGGCCGCGGCCCGCCTGCACTCCTGGCACGACCCGGGGGTGCTGTGTCCATTACGACTGGTGGCCGGTCTGCCGTGTCCGGCGTGCGGCAGCACGACGTTCCTCGTCGAGCTCGGCCGCGGGAACTGGTCGGCGGCCCTGCTGGCCAATCCGGTGACGGCGCTGGCCGCGTCCGCCGCGGTCGCCGCCCCCGCCGTGCCGCCCGGCCGTTGGCCGGCCGTCCCGGTGGTCAGCCGCTGGGCGCTGCTCGCCGTGGCGCTTGCGGTGGCATGGGCCTGGCAACTGTGGCGGATCGGCATCGGCCGCCCGTGA
- a CDS encoding DUF4190 domain-containing protein — MSNPYAGPPQPQPGPAGGGTGGAGGPGGYGYPHSPSGQYGYPQPGPGPQQPPVGYPAQPPVPPGYVPGVVQAPPQSNGYATASLVIGVISALLAIFFIGGVLACVGLGLGIAALRQAGRTGIGRTAAVGGLVLNVATIALTLAWVAVAIRLDSVEVMPSTTAPASVTLAVDAPAGPLPDSAARPGPAALPDSAALLAPVAFGG, encoded by the coding sequence ATGTCGAATCCCTACGCGGGGCCGCCGCAGCCCCAGCCAGGGCCGGCCGGCGGGGGGACCGGTGGGGCCGGCGGGCCGGGAGGCTACGGCTACCCGCACAGCCCTTCCGGTCAGTACGGCTACCCCCAGCCGGGCCCGGGCCCGCAGCAGCCCCCGGTCGGGTACCCGGCGCAGCCGCCGGTGCCCCCCGGTTACGTCCCGGGCGTGGTGCAGGCGCCCCCGCAGAGCAACGGCTACGCGACGGCCTCGCTGGTCATCGGCGTGATCTCCGCGCTGCTGGCGATCTTCTTCATCGGCGGGGTGCTGGCCTGCGTCGGCCTGGGCCTCGGCATCGCCGCGCTGCGGCAGGCCGGGCGCACCGGGATCGGCCGCACCGCCGCGGTCGGCGGCCTGGTGCTGAACGTCGCCACCATCGCGCTGACGCTCGCCTGGGTGGCCGTCGCCATCCGGCTGGACAGCGTCGAGGTGATGCCGTCGACGACGGCGCCGGCGTCCGTGACGCTCGCGGTCGACGCCCCCGCCGGCCCCCTCCCCGATTCGGCGGCCCGGCCAGGTCCGGCCGCCCTGCCGGACTCGGCGGCGCTCCTCGCCCCGGTGGCCTTCGGGGGCTGA
- a CDS encoding TetR/AcrR family transcriptional regulator, with product MQATRRRRGSDTRAEIQEVALTLFTEKGYEATSLREIAERLGITKAALYYHFKSKEDIVHTLLDDRLEVVDELISWASAQPRTPDLPRKVVDRWAETISDRGLRMVRFALANQHVLREFSPKHAGMHGRLRELFAILTDPQASVADQLRVRMALISVQVAIVAAQDLDADDEEIIDVAKELAHLMLPPVGGPADAQADHAGDGHTQAKPPPTGTGDPEDTAAPGHGRQP from the coding sequence ATGCAGGCCACCAGGCGACGCAGGGGCAGCGACACCCGGGCGGAGATCCAGGAAGTCGCGCTGACGCTCTTCACGGAGAAGGGCTACGAGGCCACCTCGCTCCGGGAGATCGCGGAGCGGCTGGGCATCACCAAGGCCGCCCTGTACTACCACTTCAAGAGCAAGGAGGACATCGTCCACACCCTGCTGGACGATCGCCTCGAAGTCGTCGACGAGCTCATCTCCTGGGCCTCCGCGCAGCCCCGCACCCCCGACCTGCCCCGCAAGGTCGTCGACCGGTGGGCGGAGACGATCAGCGACCGCGGCCTGCGGATGGTCCGCTTCGCCCTGGCCAACCAGCACGTGCTGCGGGAGTTCAGCCCCAAGCACGCCGGCATGCACGGCCGGCTGCGCGAGCTCTTCGCCATCCTCACCGACCCGCAGGCCTCCGTCGCCGACCAGCTGCGGGTCCGGATGGCGCTGATCAGCGTCCAGGTGGCGATCGTGGCGGCCCAGGACCTCGACGCGGACGACGAGGAGATCATCGACGTCGCCAAGGAGCTCGCCCACCTCATGCTGCCCCCGGTCGGCGGCCCGGCGGACGCCCAGGCCGACCACGCCGGGGACGGCCACACCCAGGCCAAGCCGCCCCCGACGGGCACCGGCGACCCCGAGGACACGGCGGCGCCGGGCCACGGCCGACAGCCGTGA
- a CDS encoding bifunctional methylenetetrahydrofolate dehydrogenase/methenyltetrahydrofolate cyclohydrolase produces MNARVLDGKATAAAIKSELAGRVAALRERGITPGLGTVLVGDDPGSRSYVAGKHRDCAQVGIASIQRELPADATQADVEAVVAELNADPACTGYIVQLPLPDGLDANRVLELMDPAKDADGLHPTNLGRLVLGQEAPLPCTPRGIVELLRRYEVDIAGAHVVVVGRGVTVGRPIGLLLTRRSENATVTLCHTGTKDLAAHVRQADIVVAAAGVAGLITADMVRPGAAVLDVGITRTDAGLVGDVHPDVRDKAAWVAPMPGGVGPMTRAMLLTNVVEAAERAAAGSAR; encoded by the coding sequence ATGAACGCCCGGGTCCTCGACGGTAAGGCCACCGCCGCCGCGATCAAGTCCGAACTCGCCGGCAGGGTCGCCGCGCTGCGGGAACGCGGCATCACTCCGGGCCTCGGCACCGTGCTGGTCGGCGACGACCCCGGCAGCCGCTCCTACGTCGCCGGCAAGCACCGCGACTGCGCGCAGGTCGGCATCGCCAGCATCCAGCGCGAGCTGCCGGCCGACGCCACGCAGGCGGACGTGGAGGCGGTCGTCGCCGAGCTCAACGCCGACCCGGCCTGCACCGGCTACATCGTCCAGCTGCCGCTGCCGGACGGCCTCGACGCCAACCGGGTGCTGGAGCTGATGGACCCGGCCAAGGACGCGGACGGCCTGCACCCCACCAACCTCGGCCGGCTGGTGCTCGGCCAGGAGGCGCCGCTGCCCTGCACCCCGCGCGGGATCGTGGAGCTGCTGCGCCGCTACGAGGTGGACATCGCCGGGGCGCACGTCGTGGTCGTCGGGCGCGGGGTCACGGTGGGGCGCCCGATCGGGCTGCTGCTCACCCGGCGCAGCGAGAACGCCACGGTGACGCTCTGCCACACCGGCACCAAGGACCTCGCCGCTCACGTGCGGCAGGCGGACATCGTGGTGGCGGCGGCCGGGGTGGCCGGGCTGATCACGGCCGACATGGTGCGCCCCGGGGCGGCCGTGCTGGACGTGGGCATCACCCGCACGGACGCCGGTCTGGTCGGCGACGTGCACCCCGACGTCCGGGACAAGGCGGCCTGGGTGGCCCCGATGCCGGGCGGTGTCGGGCCGATGACCCGGGCCATGCTGCTGACCAACGTGGTGGAGGCCGCCGAGCGCGCGGCGGCGGGTTCCGCGCGGTAA
- a CDS encoding RDD family protein yields the protein MSYPSGPNPYAGQQPGYGYPQQGGYGAPQPQAQPGYGYPQPGPAGVPPQAPYGYQQPQAGYGYGGGGGYAAPSYANWGARVAAYFMDYLIAGLIPGILITIGYVMIISATVDYANSYDAYSGTYNSTPEVNPVAYLLLGLGGLLGFIIGLVFIAREGRTGQTPGKRSMGIRLVRASDGQPIGFGMAFVRRLCHVVDGFLMLGYLWPLWDERKQTFADKIVGTVVVRTPR from the coding sequence GTGAGTTACCCGTCCGGCCCCAACCCCTACGCCGGCCAGCAGCCCGGCTACGGCTACCCGCAGCAGGGCGGCTACGGCGCCCCGCAGCCCCAGGCCCAGCCGGGCTACGGCTACCCGCAGCCCGGTCCCGCCGGGGTCCCGCCCCAGGCCCCCTACGGCTACCAGCAGCCGCAGGCCGGCTACGGTTACGGCGGCGGTGGCGGCTACGCCGCGCCGTCCTACGCCAACTGGGGCGCCCGCGTGGCGGCCTACTTCATGGACTACCTGATCGCGGGCCTGATCCCGGGCATCCTGATCACCATCGGCTACGTGATGATCATCTCCGCGACGGTGGACTACGCCAACTCGTACGACGCCTACAGCGGCACCTACAACAGCACGCCCGAGGTGAACCCCGTCGCCTACCTGCTGCTCGGCCTCGGCGGCCTGCTGGGCTTCATCATCGGCCTGGTCTTCATCGCCCGCGAGGGCCGCACCGGCCAGACCCCGGGCAAGCGCTCGATGGGCATCCGGCTGGTCCGCGCCTCCGACGGGCAGCCGATCGGCTTCGGCATGGCGTTCGTCCGGCGGCTGTGCCACGTGGTGGACGGCTTCCTGATGCTCGGCTACCTGTGGCCGCTGTGGGACGAGCGGAAGCAGACGTTCGCCGACAAGATCGTCGGCACCGTGGTGGTGCGCACCCCGCGCTGA